Proteins found in one Paraburkholderia caballeronis genomic segment:
- a CDS encoding LysR substrate-binding domain-containing protein: protein MKTDVSSQLEFIVLLARHGSLAAVARALDLTPPAATKRLSQMEARLGVRLVNRTTRRISLTAEGETYLQHATRILAALKEMEDAVSSSRSVPRGLLRVNATLGFGRTTIAPLVSAFAKRYPHVEVQLDVTDRPIDLVETGVDLAIRFGALPDKRLNARRVMANRRFMCASPRYLEKHGMPQSLDDVANHSCIIHRQNDDAYGIWRFTHGERSETVKVRGALSSNDGDIVLGWALDGHGILVRSEWDLAKYLESGRLRVVLPEYAQPSADLFVYYANRRNQSARARAFIDFLVQHFERHASAAPDDV, encoded by the coding sequence ATGAAAACCGACGTCAGCTCCCAGCTTGAATTCATCGTGCTGCTCGCGCGGCACGGCAGTCTCGCGGCCGTCGCACGCGCGCTGGACCTCACGCCGCCCGCTGCGACCAAGCGGCTTTCGCAGATGGAAGCGCGGCTCGGCGTGCGGCTCGTGAACCGGACGACGCGCCGCATCAGCCTCACCGCCGAAGGCGAGACCTATCTGCAACACGCGACGCGCATTCTCGCCGCGCTCAAGGAGATGGAGGACGCGGTGTCGTCGAGCCGCTCCGTGCCGCGCGGCCTGCTGCGCGTGAACGCGACGCTCGGCTTCGGCCGCACGACGATCGCCCCGCTCGTCTCCGCGTTCGCGAAACGCTACCCGCACGTCGAGGTGCAGCTCGACGTCACCGACCGGCCGATCGACCTGGTCGAAACGGGCGTCGATCTGGCGATCCGCTTCGGCGCGCTGCCGGACAAGCGGCTCAACGCGCGCCGCGTGATGGCGAACCGGCGCTTCATGTGCGCGTCGCCGCGCTACCTGGAAAAACATGGGATGCCCCAGAGTCTGGACGACGTCGCGAACCACAGCTGCATCATCCATCGCCAGAACGACGACGCGTATGGAATCTGGCGCTTCACGCACGGCGAGCGCAGCGAGACCGTGAAGGTGCGCGGCGCGTTGTCGAGCAACGACGGCGACATCGTGCTCGGCTGGGCGCTGGACGGCCACGGCATTCTGGTGCGCTCGGAATGGGACCTCGCGAAATATCTGGAAAGCGGCCGGCTGCGCGTCGTGCTGCCCGAGTACGCGCAGCCGTCGGCGGACCTGTTCGTGTACTACGCGAACCGGCGCAATCAGTCCGCCCGCGCGCGGGCCTTCATCGACTTTCTCGTGCAGCACTTCGAGCGGCATGCGTCGGCCGCGCCCGACGACGTTTAA
- a CDS encoding mandelate racemase/muconate lactonizing enzyme family protein — MRIVAIREKTVPISSPIRNAYIDFSKMTLSLVAVVTDVIRDGRPVVGYGFNSNGRYGQGTLMRERFIPRVLEADPASLVDDAGDNLDPHRIWAAMFQNEKPGGHGERSVAIGTIDMAVWDAVAKIAGKPLFQLLADRYGDGEANRRIFVYAAGGYYYPGQDHGKLKDEMRGYLDRGYTVVKKKIGGASLDEDLRRIDSILSVLGDGQKLAVDANGRFDLDTAIRYAKALSQYDLFWYEEAGDPLDFELQATLRNYYDKPMATGENLFSMQDARNLIRYGGMRADRDWLQFDCALSYGLVEYLRTLAMLRQHGWSPSRCIPHGGHQMSLNIAAGLGLGGNESYPDLFQPYGGFPDGVKVDNGYITMPDLPGIGFEGKADLYAEMRKLVA, encoded by the coding sequence ATGAGAATCGTCGCAATCCGCGAAAAAACCGTTCCGATCAGTTCGCCGATCCGCAACGCCTATATCGACTTCAGCAAGATGACGCTGAGCCTCGTCGCCGTGGTCACCGACGTGATCCGCGACGGCAGGCCGGTGGTCGGTTACGGCTTCAATTCCAACGGCCGTTACGGGCAGGGCACGCTGATGCGCGAGCGTTTCATTCCGCGCGTGCTCGAAGCCGATCCCGCGTCGCTCGTGGACGATGCCGGCGACAATCTCGATCCGCACCGGATCTGGGCGGCGATGTTCCAGAACGAAAAACCGGGCGGCCACGGCGAGCGTTCCGTCGCGATCGGCACGATCGACATGGCGGTGTGGGATGCGGTCGCGAAGATCGCGGGCAAGCCGCTGTTCCAGTTGCTCGCGGACCGCTACGGCGACGGCGAGGCGAACCGCCGGATTTTCGTCTACGCAGCGGGCGGCTACTACTATCCGGGCCAGGACCACGGGAAGCTGAAGGACGAGATGCGCGGTTATCTCGACCGCGGTTATACGGTGGTGAAGAAGAAGATCGGCGGCGCGTCGCTGGACGAGGACCTGCGCCGCATCGATTCGATCCTCAGCGTGCTCGGCGACGGTCAGAAACTCGCGGTGGACGCGAACGGCCGTTTCGATCTCGACACGGCGATCCGGTATGCAAAGGCGCTGTCGCAATACGACCTGTTCTGGTACGAAGAGGCGGGCGATCCGCTCGACTTCGAATTGCAGGCGACGCTGCGCAACTACTACGACAAGCCGATGGCGACCGGCGAGAATCTGTTCTCGATGCAGGACGCGCGCAACCTGATCCGCTACGGCGGCATGCGCGCGGATCGCGACTGGCTCCAGTTCGACTGCGCGCTCAGTTACGGCCTCGTCGAATATCTGCGCACGCTCGCGATGCTGCGCCAGCACGGCTGGTCGCCGAGCCGCTGCATTCCGCACGGCGGCCACCAGATGTCGCTGAACATCGCGGCGGGCCTCGGGCTGGGCGGCAACGAATCGTATCCGGACCTGTTCCAGCCGTACGGCGGTTTCCCCGATGGCGTGAAGGTCGACAACGGCTACATCACGATGCCGGACCTGCCGGGCATCGGCTTCGAGGGCAAGGCGGACCTGTATGCGGAGATGCGCAAGCTCGTCGCGTAG
- a CDS encoding DMT family transporter yields the protein MNPRFTAISAALAAAALFGAATPLAKLLLGSLSPFMVAGLFYVGSGIGLGIGIGIRRLRAPGAESGNQRISRADWPWLLGAIAAGGVAGPALLMLGLSGTPAATSSLLLNLEGVLTAAIAWVVFRENVDIQVFAGMAAIVAGGAMLSWHPGETALPVGALLIVGACLCWAIDNNLTRKVSANDAMVVACLKGLIAGPVNLAIAFSTGGSLPGAGTVAAAMVTGLAGYGVSLVLFVIALRHLGTARTGAYFSIAPLFGVALSLLIWPELPHAAFWIAAALMAVGIWLHVRERHEHEHTHEPVEHTHRHRHDEHHRHEHDFPYAGDEPHTHPHRHQPVTHAHAHFPDVHHRHSH from the coding sequence ATGAATCCGCGATTCACCGCCATCTCCGCCGCTCTTGCCGCCGCCGCGCTGTTCGGCGCGGCGACGCCGCTGGCCAAGCTGCTGCTCGGCTCGCTGTCGCCGTTCATGGTCGCCGGGCTGTTCTACGTCGGCAGCGGCATCGGGCTGGGTATCGGCATCGGGATTCGCCGGTTGCGCGCGCCCGGCGCGGAAAGCGGCAACCAGCGGATCAGCCGCGCCGACTGGCCGTGGCTGCTCGGCGCAATCGCGGCGGGCGGCGTCGCCGGTCCCGCGCTGCTGATGCTCGGCCTGTCGGGCACGCCGGCCGCGACCAGTTCGCTGCTGCTGAACCTCGAAGGCGTGTTGACGGCCGCGATCGCGTGGGTCGTGTTTCGCGAGAACGTCGATATCCAGGTGTTCGCCGGCATGGCGGCGATCGTCGCCGGCGGCGCGATGCTGTCATGGCATCCCGGCGAAACCGCGCTGCCGGTCGGTGCGCTGCTGATCGTCGGCGCGTGCCTGTGCTGGGCCATCGACAACAACCTGACGCGCAAGGTGTCGGCCAACGATGCGATGGTGGTGGCGTGTCTGAAAGGGCTGATCGCCGGGCCGGTGAATCTGGCGATTGCGTTCTCGACCGGCGGATCGCTGCCGGGCGCGGGAACGGTCGCCGCGGCGATGGTCACGGGGCTGGCCGGTTACGGCGTGAGCCTCGTGCTGTTCGTGATCGCGCTGCGCCACCTCGGGACGGCGCGCACCGGCGCGTATTTCTCCATCGCGCCGCTGTTCGGCGTCGCGCTTTCGCTGCTCATCTGGCCGGAACTGCCGCACGCCGCGTTCTGGATCGCCGCCGCGTTGATGGCCGTCGGCATCTGGCTGCACGTGCGCGAACGGCACGAACACGAACACACGCACGAACCGGTCGAGCATACGCATCGGCATCGGCACGACGAACACCATCGGCACGAACACGACTTCCCGTATGCAGGCGACGAACCGCATACGCACCCGCACCGGCATCAGCCGGTCACGCATGCCCATGCGCATTTTCCGGATGTTCATCATCGGCATTCGCATTAG